One segment of Methanolinea mesophila DNA contains the following:
- the ppsA gene encoding phosphoenolpyruvate synthase, producing the protein MTQMPDILWLEEIRKEDIASVGGKGASLGEMFAIGLPVPRAFVVTSHAFRKFLQKTGLEDTLFSGMDTLDVEDAEALEKSAEKAKSAVMKAKMPKDIQKEILDAYKRMDPSGMVVAVRSSATAEDLPDASFAGQQDTFLNIRGGSDLLDAVQKCWASLYGGRAIYYRARQGFDHRSVNIAVVVQQLVRSEKAGVMFTSHPVTGEPLTIIEGSWGLGEAVVSGSVSPDKYVCDQRTEKVIDRLVAHKTTMIVSDGEKGTKTIPVPKAKQEKVLLSDDEVTRLATFGKIAEDHYGVPQDVEWGIVGTEIYILQSRPITTIKSGESAAGAGHEGSTGRILLQGQGASPGIASGKVVIVSDVKDSGKIRDGDILVTRMTNPDMVPAMRKVAAIVTDEGGMTCHAAIVSRELGTPAVVGTKKATAILKPGQVITVDGEKGLIYEGAMEQKTAQAAPAQVAVAAPKIITATSVKVNVSMPEAAARAAATGADGVGLLRIEHLILGLNRTPGWFIANNKEEDFVQELYLGIKTVLDAFYGKPVWVRTLDAPTDEFRNMAGGEDEPIEHNPMLGWRGIRRDLQSPDQFRLQVEAFKRLWEQGYDNLGVMFPMVSHPDEFIRARDMMGEWGVDVDAATLGVMIEIPASAVMIEDFVQAGIKFASFGTNDLIQYTLAIDRNNENVAGMYNPKHPAVLSLIHDAIQVCREYGVEISICGQAGSEPPMVEWLVEHGITSVSANIDAVPKIRETVARTEQRIILESARRNNAV; encoded by the coding sequence ATGACACAAATGCCGGATATCCTGTGGCTTGAGGAGATACGAAAAGAAGATATCGCTTCGGTAGGGGGGAAAGGAGCATCTCTTGGGGAAATGTTCGCCATCGGACTTCCCGTCCCGAGGGCGTTCGTGGTGACCAGCCACGCGTTCCGGAAATTTTTGCAAAAAACCGGGCTCGAAGACACGCTGTTCTCCGGGATGGACACCCTTGACGTCGAAGATGCCGAAGCACTGGAAAAATCGGCAGAGAAGGCAAAATCCGCGGTCATGAAGGCGAAGATGCCGAAAGACATCCAGAAGGAGATCCTGGATGCCTATAAAAGAATGGACCCCTCGGGCATGGTGGTCGCGGTACGGTCCAGCGCCACCGCCGAGGACCTCCCCGACGCCAGTTTCGCCGGACAGCAGGACACCTTCCTGAACATCAGGGGGGGCAGTGACCTTCTCGATGCGGTGCAGAAGTGCTGGGCCTCCCTGTATGGCGGGCGGGCGATATACTATCGCGCACGGCAGGGGTTCGACCACCGGAGCGTGAATATCGCGGTGGTGGTCCAGCAGCTGGTCCGTTCCGAGAAAGCCGGGGTGATGTTCACCTCCCACCCGGTGACCGGCGAACCGCTCACCATCATCGAGGGGTCCTGGGGCCTCGGCGAAGCGGTGGTATCGGGATCGGTCTCGCCCGACAAGTACGTCTGCGACCAGCGGACCGAGAAGGTCATCGACCGTCTCGTTGCCCATAAGACGACCATGATCGTCTCCGACGGTGAAAAGGGGACAAAGACCATCCCCGTACCGAAAGCGAAGCAGGAGAAGGTCCTCCTCTCCGACGACGAGGTCACCCGCCTCGCCACGTTCGGAAAGATCGCCGAAGACCACTACGGGGTGCCCCAGGACGTGGAGTGGGGCATCGTGGGCACAGAGATCTATATCCTCCAGTCGAGGCCCATCACCACGATCAAATCGGGCGAGTCCGCGGCGGGCGCAGGGCACGAAGGTTCGACCGGCAGGATCCTCCTCCAGGGTCAGGGAGCGTCGCCGGGGATTGCGAGCGGCAAGGTGGTGATCGTGAGCGATGTCAAGGATTCCGGAAAGATCAGGGACGGCGACATCCTGGTCACCAGGATGACCAATCCCGACATGGTGCCGGCAATGCGAAAAGTCGCGGCGATCGTCACGGATGAAGGAGGCATGACCTGCCATGCGGCGATCGTGAGCCGGGAACTCGGGACTCCTGCGGTAGTCGGCACCAAGAAAGCCACCGCGATCCTCAAACCCGGACAGGTGATCACCGTGGACGGTGAGAAGGGGCTGATCTACGAGGGAGCCATGGAACAGAAAACGGCCCAGGCTGCCCCCGCGCAGGTCGCGGTTGCGGCGCCGAAGATTATCACCGCCACCAGCGTGAAAGTGAACGTGTCCATGCCTGAAGCGGCCGCACGGGCCGCGGCGACGGGGGCGGACGGGGTCGGGCTGCTCCGGATAGAGCATCTCATCCTCGGCCTGAACCGCACCCCGGGCTGGTTCATCGCCAACAACAAGGAAGAAGACTTCGTCCAGGAGCTGTACCTCGGTATCAAGACCGTGCTCGATGCGTTCTATGGAAAGCCGGTCTGGGTGCGCACGCTCGACGCCCCTACCGACGAGTTCCGGAACATGGCCGGCGGTGAGGATGAGCCGATCGAGCACAACCCCATGCTCGGATGGCGGGGAATCCGCCGCGACCTGCAAAGCCCGGACCAGTTCAGGCTTCAGGTCGAGGCATTCAAGAGACTGTGGGAGCAGGGGTACGACAACCTCGGGGTGATGTTCCCCATGGTCTCCCATCCCGACGAGTTCATCCGGGCACGGGACATGATGGGCGAGTGGGGTGTGGACGTGGATGCCGCCACCCTGGGCGTCATGATCGAGATACCGGCGAGCGCCGTCATGATCGAGGATTTTGTCCAGGCAGGGATCAAGTTCGCCTCGTTCGGGACGAACGACCTGATCCAGTACACCCTTGCCATAGACAGGAACAACGAGAACGTTGCAGGGATGTACAACCCCAAGCACCCGGCGGTGCTCTCCCTCATCCACGACGCAATACAGGTCTGCAGGGAGTACGGGGTCGAGATCTCCATCTGCGGCCAGGCAGGGTCCGAGCCCCCCATGGTGGAATGGCTGGTGGAGCACGGGATCACCAGCGTTTCCGCGAACATCGATGCCGTCCCGAAGATCAGGGAGACCGTGGCCCGGACCGAGCAGCGCATCATCCTGGAGAGCGCGAGACGAAATAATGCGGTATAA
- the serA gene encoding phosphoglycerate dehydrogenase: protein MKSKILVSDPLAEEGLEILRQEFDVDVKTDLTEDQLAAIIGEYDALLVRSGTEVTARIIAAGKRLRFIGRAGAGVDNIDMDAATRAGIIVANAPEGNTLAATEHTMAMMLSLARNIPQANASLKKKEWKRSKFMGVELNEKTLGIIGLGRIGREVSKRALALGMHVVGYDPFITREKAAQIGVEAMSLDEVIRVSDVITVHTPLIKETRHVINAKSIATMKDGVRIINCARGGIIDEKALYDAVKSGKVAGAALDVFEEEPPLESPLLELDNVVVTPHLGASTVEAQQNVAVSIARQCGSVLKGGTAKYIVNAPMVPPEQQDTIESFAYIAEKMGRFLTQLVEGRMEKVEMIYSGELGKAGQNTRFITRMALKGLLDPILQVPVNIVNAEFVAKERGIALSETNNDESQGFKSLVTIRVKTDKTTETMSGTVFMKGRSRIVAIGGYTMDMIPEGFVVVSRHLDKPGVIGRASTILGKGDVNIAGMQVGRINPGEEAIMVLNVDSEVSEEMMDQIRSMPGIFTAKFVRL, encoded by the coding sequence GTGAAGTCTAAGATACTGGTCAGCGACCCGCTGGCCGAGGAAGGACTGGAGATCCTCCGGCAGGAGTTCGATGTCGACGTGAAGACCGACCTCACGGAAGATCAGCTCGCGGCGATCATCGGGGAGTACGACGCCCTCCTGGTCAGGAGCGGCACCGAGGTCACCGCCCGGATAATCGCGGCCGGGAAGAGACTGCGGTTTATCGGGAGAGCCGGGGCCGGGGTGGACAATATCGATATGGACGCCGCCACCCGGGCGGGGATCATCGTGGCGAATGCGCCGGAGGGGAACACGCTCGCGGCGACCGAGCACACCATGGCCATGATGCTCTCCCTGGCGCGCAACATTCCCCAGGCGAATGCCTCTTTGAAGAAGAAGGAATGGAAGCGGTCGAAGTTCATGGGGGTCGAGCTGAACGAGAAGACCCTGGGGATTATCGGGCTCGGCCGGATCGGGCGCGAGGTCTCGAAGAGGGCGCTCGCACTCGGGATGCACGTGGTGGGGTACGACCCCTTCATCACCAGGGAAAAGGCCGCCCAGATCGGGGTGGAAGCGATGTCGCTCGACGAGGTGATCCGGGTATCGGACGTGATCACCGTGCACACCCCCCTGATCAAGGAGACCCGGCACGTAATAAACGCAAAGAGCATCGCCACCATGAAGGACGGTGTGCGGATCATCAACTGCGCCCGCGGGGGCATCATCGACGAGAAAGCACTCTATGATGCGGTGAAATCGGGCAAGGTCGCCGGGGCGGCCCTCGACGTGTTCGAGGAAGAACCTCCGCTGGAATCTCCCCTGCTCGAACTCGACAACGTCGTCGTGACCCCGCACCTCGGGGCGAGCACCGTGGAGGCCCAGCAGAACGTTGCGGTATCCATCGCCAGGCAATGCGGCTCGGTACTGAAGGGAGGGACGGCGAAGTATATCGTCAACGCACCGATGGTCCCGCCCGAGCAACAGGACACCATCGAGTCGTTCGCCTACATCGCGGAGAAGATGGGCCGGTTCCTCACCCAGCTGGTCGAAGGGCGGATGGAGAAGGTTGAGATGATCTACTCGGGCGAGCTCGGGAAGGCAGGACAGAACACCCGGTTCATCACCCGCATGGCCTTAAAAGGCCTGCTCGACCCCATCCTCCAGGTGCCGGTCAATATCGTAAACGCCGAGTTCGTGGCGAAAGAACGCGGGATCGCCCTTTCGGAGACGAATAACGACGAGTCCCAGGGCTTCAAGAGCCTGGTGACCATCAGGGTAAAGACCGACAAGACGACCGAGACCATGAGCGGGACGGTCTTCATGAAGGGACGCAGCCGGATCGTTGCTATCGGCGGCTACACGATGGACATGATCCCCGAAGGGTTTGTCGTCGTTTCCCGCCACCTGGACAAGCCGGGGGTCATCGGAAGGGCCTCGACCATCCTCGGGAAAGGCGATGTCAATATCGCGGGAATGCAGGTAGGGAGAATCAACCCCGGAGAGGAGGCGATAATGGTCCTGAACGTGGACAGCGAGGTCTCCGAGGAGATGATGGACCAGATCCGCTCGATGCCCGGTATTTTTACCGCCAAGTTCGTACGGCTGTGA